The DNA segment TCTGGACGGTGACCGAGGGCGATACGCTCTGGCTGATCGCCTCTGAGGAGTACGGCGATCCCTCCCACTGGCGGACGATCGCCGCGAAGAACGACATCGCGAACCCGCGGGCGATAGAGGCGGGTGAGCGACTCGAACTGCCGCCACTGTAACCCATCCGACCATGAGTACGATAGATAACCACCCGCGGTATTCGCCCCGCTTCACCGTCGAGGTCGGCGGTCAGCGGTTCCAGGAGCCGGGCGGACGGATCGCCGATCTCGTCGTCGAGACCTCGTTCGAAGGAGCCGATCGCTTCTCGTTTACCCTCAACTACCCGTTCGACGAGGAGCTAGACGAGTTCGCGGGCCTCTCGTGGGACGATTTCGAGATCGGGACGGACGTCGACATCTCGATGGGGTACGGAAACGACGGGCAACTCACGTCGCTCCTGTCGGGTAAGATCCAGTCGATCTCGGGGGAGTTCACGGTCGACCGCGGCCCCTCCGTGCAGGTGGCCGGGTACGGTCTCCTCTGGGAGACGATGCAGGGGACCCGGTCGGACTCGTGGTCGGAGACGACGATCGGTGATGCCGTCGAGGACGTTCTCTCGTCGTACGCGTTCTCCTCGGTCGAGGTCGAACGCGCCGACATCAAGCGCGAGAAACTCATCCAGGACGGGACGACCGACTACCGGTTCGTCCAGGACCTGGCGCGGACCTACGGCTTCGAGTTCTACGCGACGCGTGAGACGGTCCGGTTCGTTCCGAGATCCACGGCCGTCGACGAGAAACCGGCCGTCGAACTCTGGTACGGCGAGGCCCTGCACGACTTCTTCGGTGAGTGTACTCAGCAGAAACAGGAGTACCAGGTCGAAGTGCGTGCGTGGGACGTCGGGAAGCGCGAGGAGATCACGGCCACGGCGGGCAGTGCGAGCGCGGCGAACAAAGCGGTGTTCAGAGTTCCAGCCATGTCACGCGACGAAGCCAAACGTATCGCGGAGACGAAGCACGGACAGTACTCGGACGGAATCATCAGCGGCCACGGCGAGGCGGACGGGATTCCCGAAATACGGGCCGGAGAGACCATCGAGTTGGCAGAACTCGGATCGCGATTCTCGGGGCGGTATCACGTGACGAAGGCCACCCACCGCATGGGGGCGTCTGGCTATCGGACGACGTTCGAAGCCGCGGAGGTGCCGTCGTGAGCCACTCCGGTGTCTTCGACGGGGAGACCTCCGACGGCGGAATCCAGGGCGTCGTCGTCGGCATCGTCACCGACAACGAGGATCCGAAGGACCTCGGGCGGGTCAAACTCCGTTTCCCCTGGCGCGACGCCGACGACGAGAGTTACTGGGCGCGTGTCGCGACGACGATGACCGGGGACGGCTACGGGTCGTACTTCCTCCCCGACGTCGACGACGAGGTGCTCGTCGCGTTCGAGAACGGTGACATCCACACGCCGTTCGTGGTCGGCTCGCTCTGGAACGGAACGCAGAAACCCCCGCAGACGAACACCGAGGGGAAAAACGAGATCCGCGAGATTCGCTCACGGAGCGACCACGCCATCACCTTCGACGACGCCGACGAGGGCTCGATCACGATCGAGACGAGCGGTGGCCACGAAATCCGTATCGACGATTCGAGCGGGTCGGAGACGGTTTCGATCAGCGACGAGACGGGTGACAACGCCATCACGCTCGATTCGTCTGGCGGTAGTGTCTCCATCGAGGCGGCGAAGGAACTCGACCTGAAAGCGCCCACGATCACGGTCGACGGAACGAAGAAGCTCAAACTCTCCGGCGGCACCGCCGTCGACGTCTCGAGCAAGAACAAGGTCTCGCTCTCGAGTAACGCGCAGGTCGCGATCTCGTCGTCCGGCCTGATGAAGATCGATTCCACGGGTCCGATGACGCTCAAAGGGGCCCTGATCCAACTCAACTGAGGAGATATCAATGAAACCAGCAGCCAGACTCGGCGATCAGACCGCACACGGAACGCCACTGACCGGTACCGCCAGTCCGAACGTCCTGATCGGCAAAAAGCCCGCGTGGCGCGCGCTTGGCGACGTCCACACCTGTCCGCTGACGACGGGTGTCGTCCCCCACGTGGGTGGACCCGTCGTCGCGGGGAGTACGTCCGTCCTGATCAACAAACTCCCCGCCGCCAGGATGGGTGATACGATCGTCGAGAGCGGGCCGCC comes from the Halovivax cerinus genome and includes:
- a CDS encoding phage late control D family protein yields the protein MSTIDNHPRYSPRFTVEVGGQRFQEPGGRIADLVVETSFEGADRFSFTLNYPFDEELDEFAGLSWDDFEIGTDVDISMGYGNDGQLTSLLSGKIQSISGEFTVDRGPSVQVAGYGLLWETMQGTRSDSWSETTIGDAVEDVLSSYAFSSVEVERADIKREKLIQDGTTDYRFVQDLARTYGFEFYATRETVRFVPRSTAVDEKPAVELWYGEALHDFFGECTQQKQEYQVEVRAWDVGKREEITATAGSASAANKAVFRVPAMSRDEAKRIAETKHGQYSDGIISGHGEADGIPEIRAGETIELAELGSRFSGRYHVTKATHRMGASGYRTTFEAAEVPS
- a CDS encoding phage baseplate assembly protein V, giving the protein MSHSGVFDGETSDGGIQGVVVGIVTDNEDPKDLGRVKLRFPWRDADDESYWARVATTMTGDGYGSYFLPDVDDEVLVAFENGDIHTPFVVGSLWNGTQKPPQTNTEGKNEIREIRSRSDHAITFDDADEGSITIETSGGHEIRIDDSSGSETVSISDETGDNAITLDSSGGSVSIEAAKELDLKAPTITVDGTKKLKLSGGTAVDVSSKNKVSLSSNAQVAISSSGLMKIDSTGPMTLKGALIQLN
- a CDS encoding PAAR domain-containing protein, whose translation is MKPAARLGDQTAHGTPLTGTASPNVLIGKKPAWRALGDVHTCPLTTGVVPHVGGPVVAGSTSVLINKLPAARMGDTIVESGPPNTIAAGCPSVLIG